The genomic stretch AACCTAAAACCTCACATAATCCTAATTTAACTTTGATAACATTCGCATGTTGGGACGCGATGCTTACGTTAGATTCTTACAAACCCGCGAGCAGCTGGAAGTTTGCTAGGAGTTAAGATGGCTCGGCTGAGCAGGCATGGGCTCTGTCCGCTGGGCTTTCCGCTGCGGGTCGTGGACACCGAGCAGGTCCGAATGGTTGTTCGCTGCTCGTTGCGTCCAGCGGGAAGAGAAGGACAGGATCGGACAGTTTGTTTTCGCCAAGGATGCTAAGTCGGCGATGGTGAGTTTGAGTTGCTTCAGCCAACTTCTGCAGCGCATGTGTGCACTGTCCAGaagtttcgttttttttttattgtaattggCATGGAGTCTGGTTGCCGTAGTGAGTTTacagataaaatgcaaaaactagCTATTGTAATGTTACTGAATCAGGGAAGTTAGTCTGTTGACTCTGTTATGCTAGCATAATGATCTGCTGGCCGCAAGACAGCGTGGTGGTGTCCAAAGCACTAGGCTGCTGTGACTAAAGAATGTGAGCAAAGCATCTTTTATTTTCCCAACAGTTTCAGATTCATTTGATTATGAAcgatgctgtttttattttatttattttttcatgttgacAACAATGATACAAGGAAAGGATGAAAACAAAGTGACTTGGGGATTCCAAGCTATTTCCAAGCAGCCAGATCTTTGTCTTACAGGACAAAGATCTGGCTGCTTGGATGACCTTTGAGCCTCGGGGTGCCGTAGAAACCTCAGAGGAAAAGTTTTAACGCTGGAATATTGGATTATGTGGGAAAAAAGAAAGGTTGCGCCAGTCTCAAAAGCTGCCACCCCGGTGGCGTCAAGTCATGATGTGAACCGTGTGTGCCCACAGGCTGGCCGGCTGTTGCTCAGGAAGTTTGTGTGTGAGAGGATGGGAATCCCCTGGTCACAGGTCAGATTGGAGCGATCCCCCCGAGGGAAACCGTGTCTGGCAGCAACactccaggtaaaaaaaaaacaaaaaaaacccgtTTTGATTTAAAGTGATGTATTTCACTTCTGCGTCTTTcttttgttctctccttttgCTATGTGATCCCCAAAGATGGAGCGGGCCTTGCTAAGAGCTCTGAGCTGGTAAAGGGCAGCGAGGTCATTCAGGTTAATGGCTGCAGTTTTGCTGCACACTCTTGCAATACCCTGCAGTGTGTTTTTGTCACTAAGGGAGATGGAGCTGAATCAACAAATAAAGGATGAGGTCAGGGTGGATTCAGTAAAACAAGAGTGCTGTCAACATTCAAATTACGCCGCCTCCTGTAAAATTAAATGTGctggtgggacttttttttttttttttttttttttaacacacagATTCAACTTGAGTCTAAAAGGTCAGCTTGTCCTCTATATAACTCCTAAAGTACTTGTAGTTGTTGACAAGCTCCACTGCTTTATCCTCAATCCTaatggaggagggggggggtctCTGTGGGATTTTTTTGAATGTCAATCAACGTCTCTTTAGTATTTGCCACATTGATTTGTAGGAAGGAAGAGCTGCACCAATTGGTgtagaaaacaaataataaaggtGAACAAACGCAGCTCTGCGGTGTTCCGGTGAAGGAGATCAGAGTGTCTGATAGAACACAGTTCACCCTCACACATTGTGGTTTTACTGTTAAAAAGCCAACAACCCAGGctatgttcaattcaattaaattttatttatatagcgccaaatcatgaaacatgtcatctcaaggcactttacaaaatcaagttcagtcatattatacagattgggtcagattatacagattggtcaaaaatgtcctatataaggaaaccagttgattgcatcaaagtcccgacaagcagcaatcactcctggggaaccgtagagccacagggagagtcatctgcattgtacatggctttgctgcaatccctcattctgagcaagcatgaagcgacagtgggaagaaaaaccacccattaacgggaaggaaaaacctcctgcagaaccgggctcagtatgaacggtcatctgcctcgaccgactggggttacagaagacagaacagagacacaacaagagagacaaaaaagcacagaagcacacattgatccagtaatctgttctacattagatggtaatagcaggtgagccgtcttctctggatgatgtcacagttaacagaacgccagaccaggtgtaccagGATCCCCTCCTGTAGCATTGTGCTGTTTAGAGCTGGTCGTAAGCACAATCTGATATGGGGCTGCAATTCCACTTAACATTGAATTAATGGCTGAATGGTTCAGGCCATTTTACACTAACTTTTAAATCCTAAATAAATTGTAATTGCCAGGGGACCGTAAGCCGCGGATTTGTTCCCTTCTGCCGTTGGTTGGCTTTGGTTCGTCATAAAGGAAACAAACATTTAGTTTCCCACATAAAGGCATAAAGACACATAAAGACTGAGTTAAAGCAAGCAGAAGACTTCATGTGGAAGTGGAAAGAAATCTTCTTGACAGCCATCTTGGAGGCTTATTTTAACTCAGTTGAGTAAAATATTTCGCTATGTTACAGATTGGTAAcatagaacaaaataaaaaaaaataaacagtttaaaagttTAACCAATATATGTTGTTAATCTTATGCATCAATAATGGTGGAATCTAGTCCAGTTGACCAGGATGGAGATCGTTTGAGTACCATTCCTGGCCCTTCAGGTCATATTTTGGCACATGATCTGGCTGCAAAATGTTGGAACGTTGTTTGTTAAGCCGttatttgtctacatttttcCACAGAGCTTTACCCAGCTGTCAAGACACTAAACTAATCAGAAATCTTTGTATGTGACTGAAAACGACACAGGTCTCCACAAGTTCTGAGCCATCCTGGAGTTTCAACATCTCCCACCAGGGCGACTATGCTGTGCTCGCTGCGCAGCAGGGGGCGCAGGTTGGCGTAGATGTGATGAAGACCACCATGCCAGGTGAAGGCTGAGGTTCACACATGGGTTTTAAAATTAAGAGTAGAGGGCTTTTTGAGCAACACAACCTTTCAGACGTTTAACAACCTTTGATCCATTTGTTCTTACGAGTTTCTATTAAATATTTCAATGCAAGCCTGcagcctttcttttttttattgtcctaAATTAATATTGTAGTTCTACAAGTTGTCCACaagatgctgctgttgtctaACAAAAGTTTGCAAAGGACAAGCGGTTCAAAATGTAGGTCTaagcatttgtgttcagccgCCGCGTCCAAGCGCGCAGTGCTGCTGTGGCAATTAAGGGTGCttaattggtgttttttttttttttttttttaacctccattTTTCCGTCTCCTCACTTCTTCCCGCCCCTCATGTCTCCATCCTCGCGTGTCTCCTCCGGCAGGTAGCAGCTCCATCCCGGAGTTCTTCCGCATCATGACTCGTCAGTTCACAGCGCACGAGTGGAGCACCATCCAATCAGCGGGCTCGGAGCACCAGCAGCTTGCCGCGTTCTACCGCCATTGGGTATCCACGGCAACCGTACTACCCTGTCATCACACACTGCACTGCTGCTGGGCGCCCTGGgctgcgtttgtgtgtgtgtgtgtgtgtgtgtgtgtgtgtgtgtgtgtgtgtgtgtgtgtgtgtgtgtgtgtgtgtgtgtgtgtgtgtgtgtgtgtgtgtgtgtgtgtgtgtgaaaatgtgatttttttagtGTGCTTTGACACACATTCGTACCCATGGCACGGTAACGCTTGACCTCCTTTTGATTGCCCATTTCATCCACCCTCTTGTCTTCCTTCCCTCACACGCTTCTCCCCAGTATCCCGGTATGTCCTTGTCACAGTGCTCACCGTCTTTCTTTCCCCTTTCttccgtttctttttttttttaaagacatacACGCGCGCACACGCAGATGGCCATTTGAAAGCAACTGCTGAGCTAAGTAAAGATGCTGCGAGAGCGAGAGGGTGGCACGGAGACGTCAAGCTCTGATATCACCACCACGCTGTTGACTAATGGTAGAGCTCAACGGTTGCCATAGTGATGAGCCTTGTAATGGTGTTATTGTGGCTTATTGGCCACGAAGCACGGCTGGTTTTGGCGGAGACATTACGCCGCTCTTTTCCCGATGCACGGCTTTTGCCGCGTTGTGTGCACAGCTTCCCCCATCCGGTGTAGTTTGACCCACAGAGACACGCTCTATGTCCACGCTCTGCTTCCTCACACAAGCAACACATTCGCTTCTCTGTACCTGTGTGCGCACGGAACTGATCAAGTTTCCCCCTCCTGCTTTTGCACCAAGACCCTGAAGGAGAGCTTCATCAAGGCGATCGGCACAGGTCTGGGTTTCAACCTGCAGAGGGCGGAGTTTCACCTGCCGCCCGAGCCGCTCGCTCAGGGCACCGTGCTGCGCCAGACCAAGATGCATCTGGACGAGGAACCAGAGGAGGAGTGGATATTTGAAGTAAGTTTTGGTCCTTGGTCcctgacaggtcgccagtctatcgcagggcaacacagagacaaacaaccattcttgcgcacactcacatctaaggagaatttagagaagccaattaacctcacagtcatgtttttggactgtgggaggaagccggagtgccACCTTTTTGTGGCCGCTGCTAAAAGTTCGAGCTGAAGTGGTTTTCCACATTCCACATTAATGAAGGCGGAGGCCTCGAGCTCATCTGGGCATAATCTCCTGGCCTGCATGCAGAATCAGTCACCGGAGGCAAGGTGAAAGAAATGCAACCaggtaaatgtaaaaagaaaacatctatGTGAGGATGATGTTTGAAGGCTTTCGGTTCCTCCTATGATGCGTTGCAACCCCGAACGGGTTTGGAAACTAAGCGGCCTAGGCTTTAAGCAGCCTCCAAACCACGCCTCTTTGTATTTatccatataaatacatgtttttcaaaaatttttGTATCTGTCGTTAACATTTTTTCTGctgaaagaattttttttttgtttgaaaagctAGCTCTCCCCCTTTACTCAGCTGCTCTTTATGCCCCTCTATCTTATGGTGGCCAGCAGAGAAAGACAGCCTTGGGAcgacccccccccaccccacacacacacacacacacacacctgtcatgttgtttttgactaatttagaaaaaaattcagGGGTTTTCAAAAAATGTCATATTGGTGTATTTGGTTGTCTgtttaaatgagaaaacataATAAAGGGCCAGACAGCAAATGATGAGGAGCAGCATTAGAAGCCACCTACTATCAAATATGAAAGTATATAATAGTCAATATGGTGAACATTGTTGAGAGTTAAATAGCTGTAAATGCAGTAGGCTGCAGCGTTTGTTCTTTCTGGGCACATTTCTTACACTAAActgtcattattttgttttatttttgatgtgttTGTGGTGAATCAGTGATTCAGAACCCACAGGATCAGACAACATGTTACTATGATCATTGGTCTAATGTAAAAACCTGCGAGTACTATTAATATAATGTGGAAGTCTCCTTTCATAAGGACTTGGTCGTGTCAACACAAGGTTATATTGGACCAAGCCAACTAAATTTGTATTGACCTGTAACTATTTTgtattatcatttatttttttctgtagtcAAACTTGAAACTGGTGCCTGCTCACATTCTTTTATTCGTTTTTCATTTTGAAGCCTGTGCTCTGGTTTGCGACAGACGTTTCATAAAGTCACCCCGGGCTCTGGAGGGTTTCGctgggtgtttttgtttttgacactTCACAAACACAAGCGTTCAGCTACTCCTCAGCAATTGCTGTTTATCATTAAAAAGTCATGGAGGAGAGGCGGGCTGTGCCTTTTACAGTCAGTCACAGGACTAACGCAGAGAGACGGACGGCTATTTTCACTCACACTTACAGGCAATTTCCAATCCTGTCATCTATGTGCATGTGctgatgtgtgtgtctgtgtgcctCCGCAGGAGAGCCTGCTGGACGCCGACCATCACGTCGCAGTAGCACTCGGACCAGCAGACAAGGCAGTCTCTGCAGTAAGGAAACTCTAAAATGttacaataaacatatttgtaaAATTGGAAGATGTCAGATTCATTTATATAgcccgttaaaaaaaaaaaaaaaaaaacacgtttttagCCCTAAAAGAACTGTCAGGCCCACAAACGCTTAGCGATTCATACAAATAAGGTGCCGCCAGGccataaagtgctttaaaaaaacgaacagtaaaagtttaaaatctattcttaaAAGAAGTTAATAGAAATTCATACATTGTAAGATCCCAGAAAAACTCTTGTTGAAGTTAGTGCgtgtttttaagcacatttaaGGACACATTTTGGCCAGTTTTCACAAGGATGCCTGCTTTGAAGGATCATTCAGAATCTTGAGGATCCTTTTCTAACAATGTGTTAAAAGAGATATTAAACACTTCACAGACAACCTTTATTAAAGTTAGGAGTTTTATATATTTCCTTGTAGCCACTAAAGCTTCAATCTCAGTGTTTGTGAGCCAGTCCCATTTATTGCCaatttatatgtaaaaataaaaaataaaaaagccttcGAAtatattcatcttttattaCTTTAGCTTAATCTCATACCGATAAACGTAGACAATTCAGCCTCTAACTTGagtacatttctgtttttaatgaaatccCTGGGGGCGCAGTTATTGGCCGTCCTGCTGTTACGGCTTTACATTCATCCCTTTGCTAGTAGAAATGTAGCTTAAGTGGAGGATGCAGAGAAAAGGTGCCTTTGACTTATTCCTCTTTGTACAATCTGTGGCTCGTTCCAGGCTGTAGTTGGTGACATGAAAGCGGTATGATTGGCTTCGTGTTTGGCGAACCGGTGCCGTTTATGTTTGGTCACATGTTCTGGCTCTACAGTAGGGTTAAAGGTCCAAGGTGTGAAAGActtgatggtgatgatgaaacGTTTTCAGTGTCCCAACagatttttatctgaattatcACGGGATTACGCACCGTCGCTGGTCCTCTGGCATAGCGAACTGCAGCAGGTGCTTTTCCGCACATCTTTTGTTTCCCTTTTGACCCACCTGGAGTGTTTCCTGGGCGAAAGCTCCTCCTTAGTTTCATGTGACCAAAGCACACGACTACAGTTACATTACCTCACCATTTTGAGTGGGGGTAAGACAAAACTGGGTTCTCATCCAGCCCTTTGGCCGGTGGCTGAAAGAAACCGGCCTCTGTGTCATAAGTATATCAGGGAAACTGGAAGTCATTACTAATTAGTTTCCTGAGAATGTGATCAATCGTTAAAAAGAAACCATGAAATATAAGTTAAAAGTGTTCTTGTTAGTATTCTAGTTCTAGTTCCACCTCTTCTTAACAGACTATTGTCTTCCCCAATGAATAAATGCACTAAAATGACTCGGTGGATTTTTAGGCATTACATGCTCCTGCGATATACAATGTGTTCACTTTTAGGCTTTCAACACATCTTCACCCAGAGTGCCAACGCATTTGTCCACGTCGGTTTTAAAACCTAATTTcgtaaattgtttttttttttttttttttttggtttttggttttctttactCTTGAGGGCCACTGCAATAAGCTGACacacatttccccccccccaattgATGCAATTGGTTGCTGTGGAAACTGTGTCCTGGTGGACCACGCGGCTCCCTCCTCTCTGTTGGCAGCCGCATCTTTACTAGCTCGAAATTATTTATTGAAGAAGAAtatctaatatttaatttagcttCAATCCTCTCCTGAAATGAGAGCCATTTGTGATTGTAAACTCTTTAGTCAGACACCTCTGTCTCAAGGAGCCTGTACGTGTCCTATTTTTAGACTTCTTACAGGCTGAGTACCGGTAATAAGTCCCTAACTAAATGAATCATGGGGAGGGGAACTATAAAGGCTTGGAAAAAAAGACTTATGTCGTTCTTGTGTCTTCCTTCGCAGCCTCTTCCTCCGCCCGCCACATTCACGCCGCTGTCGTTCGGTGAGCTCATGGCCTCGGCCTCGCCGCTGTCAGAAGAAGATCCTGCCTACTGGGATAGCTTCAGCATGAAGGCAGAGGCTCCGCAGAGACAGAGGGATGCTTAGATATCTGGCTGACAACCTGTCTCACGCTGACATTCACCtgcccaacacacacacacacacacacacacacacacacacacacacacacacgcacgcctTTCAGAGGCGCCAAAGAGGAAACGCAAGTTCACTGACATTGAAGCCGCTTTCTTATTCAACACAAGTCCAGTCAAGTGCTGTCAAGTTTCTTTGCAGACCTAAAAATCTAAAGTTTGCCTCCAAGGGTTCTGCTCTGTCTATCTTTAGAACGGCGCCGagggaatgaaaaaaaagaaaactctttcAACTTGCAGAAACTGTTCAACTCTGGGTGCCGTTCGGATGTATGCTGTATTTGTCTTCCCTTTTGACAcagaggttgttgttttttttttcagcatgatGAGGCTTTTActtaaaaagcaaaatctgaaataatacTGAGCCTTATTGATATTTGCAAAGTAAAGGAAACTAAATTAATGAACCTCTTTGAAAAACCGTGACTAGGTTGAAACATGGTATAGAAGTTTGGACATGTTACATTTCTGACACACAATTGCTTAGCTGTCAGCTCGAGCTCAGCTTCTCAGAGGAAATAGAAACTTTACcacctctgcaggaagtactgACTTATATGTCAAAGTTGTGTggatattattgtttttatttaatctattcATTCCTTTCCTTGGATCTTGTAATATGTTTGTTTGTCAAAAGCTGGGCCATGATGTaccattaataaaacattttaagagtTAAACCCCATCATTGTCATGTCTTGGAATGTTTAACTCAACAAAAGTATACTTATTTTACTTGAAAATATAACGCTTTGAGTGGAAAATGGTCTTAAATACCGAGTGATACAGTATCAGCCTTCAAAGGACTGTATAATATTGATGGATAAAGCTTCAGTAGAAATACAAAACCACTTCAGCTTTCTTCTCTGTCTATTCATTAGAGAaccctttattgtttttacactgcgtttttttttttttttcagacaacaGCTTGCAAACATATGCCAAGCCCtaagtaaaatttttattttttttaattgttagaAGTCTAGATAGATCGGTTGTGGGTATATTTTTAGCTTTGTGCCAAACCTTTAAAGGAGACATAAACGGAGGCccaaaaaacaagatttatcTGGGCTTCACAACCATGTACCGAACTATACCAGCTATGGATAAAGTGCTTTTAAACAAACCGCTGAACAAActataaaaatttattttttcttttattgaaaagaaatacataaatatgACATAAGAgcaataaaagattaaacaCAATGAAACTGATGTTCATAAGACGTCTATGGCAAAGACCAATGAGAGGCTgtcaaaaatgtttgtttaaatcattGCAATGACGAGTTTATAAGAAAGAGCTGGGAAACAAGTCCAGTCAGCAGCAACAGGTAGTTCAGAAGTCTTCCTAGAACCGATCACAAGCTATTCTGTTACAAACTACTTTAAATACAGAGAAATCACAGGGTTGGTGGACTGCAGGAGCGAGTGGTTGCAGCAGCATCCCATCTTGTCTTTGAACAAGGCTTTCCTAAAATGTTTGTGCATAAAGCgttgttttaaacctttaaagcaTTTAACCATGGTCCGTAGCAACTTCCACCACAGTGCAGTGATTTGAATGTAGTGGCATGATAGGTGACCTTGCCccttgtgtctttttttttttttttcgaagagctttgaagacaaaaacaacaaacattcaGTCCTTGCCTGCAGCTTCAGCGAGTTAGTGTGCCTCTTCACTGTCTAAAAACTGGCTTTCTCTGCAGCAGCAAGGAAGAGCAGAGGCAGGAGGGTCAGACAGGAGAGGCTCCTCTTGTCTCCGGTTTACCGCAAAACCACAGAAATAGACTTTTCTTCTGTGCCGGGTGTGGGCTGGAGGCAGAAACTCTTTCAGCATCGGTGTAGCCTGAGGGTCGCTCTGCTGCTGAACGTCATTcagttttttcctttaaaacaagAGCATTTATGGCCACAAATACAGAaaccattttgtaaaaaaaacattgataaaaaaaatatgtagatGCCTTTGCTATAAATTAACTGCTACATCAAAGTGCTGTTTATGACAGTAACTGTAGAAAACATGCCTCTGACAGaagtgtgttttcctttttagtcCCACAAGTTAGGCCTGACCTATTAAACTTAAAGCATTTTAATACAAGAATTAGTTTAATCAGTGAGAATAGCTTCGCTTTTATGAGTGGAGATTCACACATATCCTCCTTTTCAAGTATGAGGAATAAGCATCTCAATCTTGAAGAGTTCttcctttaacattttaatcattcagttgtgtAGTATagaaagtggaactgcaatgctttggccTGAAGCCCGtcttttgcccctgttctgacGTGCATCTAAGACATCTTAATGCGATCTCTTTATAGAGTAGCTACACCcccaaattaacttttttttgtttgcagataaactatatAACTTGGGTCTTAAGGGTACAATCATTAATGCTACTGTGCAAATCTTGACATTAACTCTGTCTCAGTGCTGACCTCTATGGGTTGAAACATGGCTACTGCAGTTGATTTTTCCTATTGGTTAAAGCGGTTCGGCTTGGTACGTGTCTACATGATACCCCTGCATTCAGGCATAGAGCCATCTCACTGAGACACACGCACCCATGGCGAGTCAGGAGTGGGAATAGCAAGCAGTGTGAGCAATGAACAATAACGTTTGACGTTTGTTATTGCTTTGAACGTTAGCCCATGTTAGCAATGATGCCGCCGATACCACTTCACCACTCAGAAATTGCACCCctcctgtcctccactgcctcggcAGCGCCGGCTTTGTGTATCTCTGAGTCAGTGCCGTGAGCCAGTACCTGGAGAGACTAAATTCAGCTTTtatgcattcctagagactccaaatGCACAACAGAATGCATTTAGGGGCTAAATagaagtggattttgcatgatatgttccctttaaaatGAACTATTGTTTAATGGTAACCCCAATTACAATCAAAATGCTATAATCAGCTAGGGCtcttttaattagttttagtGCAAAGTGATGTGTGTTTACATGCAAACGTATTTGCATGTTTTACAGCCTAATGCACAAATGAATAGTTGAAAGTTACAAGGGCAATGCCGAATAAAATAAGATCAAATCACATGTAAAAAAGACGAGGAGCTTTGAAGAAGCTGTGAGCATAATAATGTCAAAATATGTTCCTCTGTAGTGTTGCAACCAGATAAATGATTATTCTTGAAATCTGGATAAATTGTGTTAAACTTGTCCATTGCCAACAGTTTAGAGGATATTTATTAAAACTTAATAAATTGGCTACAAAATAGCTTGCTACGTTGATGTCTTAGTCTCAAAAAAGCTACACATTACATCACAAGTACAAAGTTTAAGCCATTTAAGCAAAGAAAATGGGACGAACAAAGTTATGGATGAATGCTGaactaaaactaaaagaagaataaacaggaaataaTGTTGAGATGAACCAGAGTTTAGTAAAAGCTGTTCCCAGGGACAGCAGCAATCATTAGCCGATTGATATTTGGGCTTTGTAGGGACTCATTAACACACAAACATGGCCCCGTTGAACCGGTCAGTGATTCTGCTCAGATAATGGTCAtgactaaataaaatcaattaaaccTTTCTGCACAAACTCAGGACTCGTGCCAGAGCCACGTCAGATTCGACTCGGTCGATTCTAACCTCCTGGTCTTGGTCGGCTGCCCTGCAAACGCGTCCAGCAGGGACCGCGCTGGCTCCTCTGGTCGGCCTCTGGGCGTCAACGTTTGAGTCAAAAACAATGGAcaaaaagcagcaaagaggtTAGACAGCCAGCTTGACTGAGATGTGAAGTATGGACAAAGATAATCTCACAGTTAGTAGGCCTGTAAATGAGTTTGTGTCAAGTTTTCTGAAAACAAAGTGCAGGGCTTTCCATTTGCCCAAGCTGGGAAATCATATGTTGCTTTTAAtcaagaaaaatatttgttttgcttgttaaaaggaaaaactgaataaagtttAATCCTGTTCACAACCCTTTGATATTTTCAATGCATGCACGACACGtcagaaaaagtattttttaaaagaaagaagccAATTGAGAGTTGATGGGACTGCAACTTGTTGACCTGCAAACTAAAACAATGTGCAGAGGTATCTGTGGACTATTCCTGGGTTTTCTGCTGCAgagaaaactgtatttttcttCAGAGCTCAGCACTTCAGGGAGGCTGACGTGATTCAACGTTGATTGCAGTGATTTGAAATACCACATATGTGGAATCTGGTTCGGATCCGGCTACATGACCTCTGTGCTTTGATTGCTTCTTTGTCGGTTCGTTGATTTGTCTTTGTGATTCCACGGaggctggggggaaaaaagctgacGATATACCTTCTTGTACGTTGCGTTCTTTCACACTGTGAGATACCCAGAGAAAAGTGCTTCACTGCAGTTACTGTTCCTGATTTTGATGGAAATACCCTGTACGTTATTTCCACCTGGAAGTCTGTGCAGGGAGTTCAACATCTTCGCTCCGCCATAACCTCTGCGCAAACAATCAGAAACGTCCATCAGCGGTCGCATCCCTACATTAATTCCCACAGGTGcatgaaaatacaaataaattcgCCACACACATAGCTAAACACATGTAAAGCAATTTGCTTTGACAGTGGGAGTACGCTGTGGGGGCAAGCCGCCATGCTTAGCCCCCAAAATAAACCCGCACTCCAGGGTAGGAGACAAAGGGCAAGGACATCACACCATCTCACTCTGGAGCGCACACACCAACCCACTCGAAAGGCCAGAGAATGTAAAACACgtcccttttttttaagtgtaaatTCACATGCTTCAACGTTTGCCCAGCAGGCTGGTTCAAATGCAACACGTTACGTAATAAGAAGCACGCTGCAGAACATGATTCtttaatgcacatttaaaaCCAAGATCAGACAACATCACCACGGTGAGCAGTAAATGATTCAGAACGGATGTCCCACAAAGGCTTAAGAAATCCTTTTCTCTGCGTTTGACCATTGCTAAGGGATGT from Fundulus heteroclitus isolate FHET01 chromosome 18, MU-UCD_Fhet_4.1, whole genome shotgun sequence encodes the following:
- the aasdhppt gene encoding L-aminoadipate-semialdehyde dehydrogenase-phosphopantetheinyl transferase codes for the protein MGSVRWAFRCGSWTPSRSEWLFAARCVQREEKDRIGQFVFAKDAKSAMAGRLLLRKFVCERMGIPWSQVRLERSPRGKPCLAATLQVSTSSEPSWSFNISHQGDYAVLAAQQGAQVGVDVMKTTMPGSSSIPEFFRIMTRQFTAHEWSTIQSAGSEHQQLAAFYRHWTLKESFIKAIGTGLGFNLQRAEFHLPPEPLAQGTVLRQTKMHLDEEPEEEWIFEESLLDADHHVAVALGPADKAVSAPLPPPATFTPLSFGELMASASPLSEEDPAYWDSFSMKAEAPQRQRDA